In one Magallana gigas chromosome 9, xbMagGiga1.1, whole genome shotgun sequence genomic region, the following are encoded:
- the LOC105344930 gene encoding E3 ubiquitin-protein ligase TRIM45 produces MCHDCRKAHLRNFISRDHDILPIDQLTNSGIEPFLRQQTCNVTGHDGQELAFFCTSKGCGKPICKMCTVFCHVESGGHSTRSLLDVFEDQKVIISNLTKDVEDRITFTKNVMVDTENEMKNLDNKYTDIAKDIDKEIDESIQVLEDRRRKLKDTLKSKCKDKRSMLQKQREKLKYTLTLMNAGKDFSSHILTYAMPAEFVSLTGIVSSRLTILKDKQIESCPLENSFLAFDKDHLGTEFKAFVFDMGKIRSTAIYPPKTMAEAFDIPNNNETEVMKLFLYDNKGKPQRDSVDCIQVEIQDPKGRMAAATVKDANTVDGCYRVYYTANQLGKHSAFVKILHRLVKEDGYIFTVKSPGDIDKRFGDIDCPGFTFDIQTAHIERDVTADGRLLRSDVTTIKKKALRGLKKPRVPTFPWEDNRYVKQDTSKARGRPDVFSHEAHSEKVINEKSYNEKQLKKYYGVVGSKPFKAPGRYYFEVNVTYRIHVNLVRNALLFEIGIGRWDSIHNSFYVGAQTYAWSFSVERCTEHKQLCHKFRHKRTLLLHSPVSADIAGTGIDMSYGFLVDTDNRQWTILDCSSQHIIYTFRNLDFSEPLWPIFGTYNPYSAQVEMHLKSGSLINNIPAPAMLV; encoded by the exons ATGTGTCACGATTGCCGTAAAGCTCACTTAAGAAACTTCATATCCCGTGACCATGATATCCTGCCAATAGATCAGCTAACCAACTCGGGGATCGAACCCTTTCTTCGACAGCAGACGTGTAACGTTACTGGACACGATGGACAAGAACTCGCATTTTTCTGCACAAGTAAAGGTTGTGGAAAACCTATTTGTAAGATGTGTACCGTATTTTGTCACGTCGAGTCAGGTGGTCACAGCACAAGAAGTTTGCTTGATGTGTTCGAAGACCAAAAGGTTATAATTAGTAATCTGACAAAGGACGTGGAAGATCGCATAACCTTCACTAAAAATGTCATGGTGGACACGGAGAATGAAATGAAGAATTTGGACAACAAATATACGGATATTGCAAAAGACATCGACAAGGAAATAGACGAAAGCATACAGGTGTTAGAAGACAGGAGGCGGAAACTAAAGGACACGCTGAAGAGCAAATGTAAAGATAAACGATCCATGTTGCAGAAACAGCgagaaaaattgaaatacacGCTAACATTGATGAACGCCGGAAAAGATTTTTCATCCCATATCTTGACTTACGCTATGCCTGCAGAGTTTGTCTCATTAACTGGTATTGTTTCATCTCGACTCACAATATTGAAAGACAAGCAGATTGAATCGTGTCCCTTAGAAAATTCGTTTTTGGCGTTTGATAAAGACCATCTTGGAACTGAATTTAAAGCTTTCGTATTTGATATGGGAAAGATTCGATCAACTGCCATCTATCCTCCGAAGACAATGGCAGAGGCATTTGATATCCCTAATAACAATGAAACTGAAGTAATGAAGCTATTTTTGTATGATAATAAGGGCAAACCTCAAAGAGACTCAGTCGACTGCATCCAAGTAGAAATTCAGGACCCAAAAGGTCGGATGGCTGCTGCGACTGTGAAAGACGCTAACACGGTAGACGGATGTTACCGCGTTTACTACACAGCCAACCAGCTCGGCAAACACAGTGCCTTTGTAAAGATATTACATCGCCTGGTCAAAGAAGATGGATATATTTTTACCGTCAAGTCTCCTG gtGATATTGACAAACGATTTGGGGACATCGATT GTCCAGGATTTACATTTGACATACAAACTGCTCACATAGAACGTGATGTGACGGCAGATGGAAGACTTCTTCGCTCTGACGTCACGACGATTAAGAAGAAGGCACTTCGTGGATTAAAGAAGCCAAGAG ttcCAACTTTTCCCTGGGAGGACAACAGATATGTAAAACAGGACACGTCAAAAGCACGCGGCCGCCCTGATGTATTTTCCCATGAAGCTCACTCAGAAAAAGTTATCAACGAAAAGTCGTACAATGAGAAACAACTAAAGAAGTACTACGGTGTTGTCGGCAGCAAACCCTTCAAAGCTCCAGGGCGATACTACTTCGAAGTAAACGTCACCTATAGAATTCATGTGAACCTCGTGCGCAATGCTTTGCTATTTGAAATTGGTATTGGGAGATGGGACAGCATACATAACAGTTTCTATGTCGGAGCTCAGACGTACGCGTGGTCTTTTTCTGTCGAGAGATGTACGGAACACAAACAGCTCTGTCATAAATTCCGCCACAAGAGGACGCTTCTATTACATTCTCCGGTTTCTGCCGACATCGCAGGAACAGGCATTGATATGTCATACGGGTTTCTTGTAGATACGGATAACCGTCAGTGGACGATACTCGATTGCTCTAGTCAACACATCATCTACACGTTTCGTAACTTAGATTTTTCGGAACCTCTTTGGCCAATCTTTGGTACCTACAACCCTTATTCTGCACAGGTGGAGATGCACCTAAAATCTGGAAGTTTAATTAATAACATTCCCGCACCTGCAATGTTGGTTTAA